The Desulfosporosinus acidiphilus SJ4 genome has a window encoding:
- a CDS encoding hydantoinase/oxoprolinase family protein — protein MSCHVGIDVGGTYTDAVCLEDGAILQTAKVPTREENLVGTIINALETLKLPDVKQLNHITVSTTLVTNAILQGRLPFVNLLLFPGNGMSLTALPWPVDYHVLSGEMDFRGREVIPADPSEWQRLPWTESPNHTGLAAIVGKFSHRNNLHETQLADYLRKSHPQCQLALGHEWGQANFYRRSLTTYLNLGVSGLYQQFSRHLQAALSSLEIQAPVSILKADGGILPLGKLRPIESIYSGPAASVLAALTQSETAVSTIVVDIGGTTTDLGLILSGSPLLSARGAQIGPYATLVHSLAVRSIPVGGDSVIEASEEGFELKSYRLGPAYCLGGKALTPTDAMRYLGLIDYGSRQLAEEALASLLPPERRASQFYQAFATEIIHAVVNRIAEAVDSLKREWQEEPAYKVWEVLHPHEAQIFNTLVSGGGAQGLAKALGERFGTPVQLGIYPEVSNALGAAMARPTFDCTLHLDTYMKRYHVEETGEQGKWSGSSRPYREVEGFLDQLVQKQAQQYGIQIQDLEKEPFDFFPIVQNYQTVGQIIRGAAHLRPGVTGRVVK, from the coding sequence ATGTCCTGTCACGTAGGTATTGATGTTGGAGGTACTTATACTGATGCAGTGTGTCTTGAAGACGGTGCAATTCTGCAGACAGCAAAAGTCCCAACTCGGGAAGAAAATCTTGTAGGAACTATCATTAATGCCCTGGAAACTTTGAAATTGCCTGACGTAAAGCAACTAAACCATATTACCGTTAGTACGACACTTGTCACGAATGCCATACTTCAGGGACGTTTGCCATTCGTCAACTTATTATTATTTCCCGGTAACGGCATGAGTTTGACTGCTCTTCCCTGGCCCGTTGATTATCATGTATTATCAGGGGAAATGGATTTTCGGGGACGGGAAGTGATACCTGCTGATCCGAGCGAATGGCAGCGTCTGCCCTGGACTGAAAGCCCCAATCATACCGGGCTGGCTGCAATTGTAGGGAAGTTTTCGCATCGTAATAATCTTCATGAAACTCAGCTTGCCGACTATCTGAGAAAATCTCATCCTCAATGTCAGCTTGCTTTAGGCCATGAGTGGGGTCAGGCAAATTTTTATCGCCGCAGCCTTACGACCTATCTGAATTTAGGGGTATCAGGTCTCTATCAACAATTTAGCCGTCACTTGCAAGCAGCCCTTTCAAGCCTGGAAATACAAGCCCCCGTATCTATTTTAAAGGCAGACGGAGGCATCCTGCCTCTTGGCAAACTTCGGCCGATCGAATCAATATACTCCGGTCCTGCTGCAAGTGTACTTGCCGCTTTGACACAGAGTGAAACCGCTGTTTCGACAATTGTCGTCGATATTGGCGGAACCACCACAGATTTAGGATTAATTCTTTCCGGATCTCCTTTGCTCAGTGCGCGAGGGGCTCAAATCGGTCCATACGCTACACTCGTTCATTCCCTGGCCGTACGCTCGATTCCGGTGGGAGGAGATTCGGTAATTGAAGCATCCGAAGAGGGATTTGAGCTGAAAAGCTATCGTCTTGGACCGGCTTATTGTCTTGGAGGCAAGGCCTTGACCCCTACGGATGCTATGCGTTATCTTGGGCTGATTGACTATGGCAGCCGGCAATTGGCTGAAGAAGCTTTGGCCTCTCTTTTACCGCCAGAGCGAAGAGCATCTCAATTTTATCAAGCGTTTGCCACGGAGATTATCCATGCTGTGGTGAATCGGATTGCGGAGGCTGTTGATTCGTTAAAACGCGAATGGCAAGAAGAGCCTGCCTATAAAGTATGGGAAGTACTTCATCCTCATGAGGCTCAGATATTTAACACCTTGGTAAGCGGAGGGGGTGCCCAAGGGCTTGCTAAGGCTTTGGGAGAACGTTTTGGTACCCCCGTACAACTTGGAATATATCCTGAAGTTTCCAATGCTCTGGGTGCCGCCATGGCTCGTCCGACCTTTGACTGTACTCTTCACCTTGATACCTACATGAAACGTTACCACGTTGAAGAAACAGGGGAACAGGGAAAATGGAGCGGATCGTCCCGTCCCTACCGGGAAGTTGAGGGCTTTCTGGATCAGCTTGTGCAAAAACAAGCGCAACAGTATGGAATTCAAATTCAGGATTTAGAAAAAGAGCCCTTTGATTTCTTCCCTATTGTGCAGAACTATCAAACGGTAGGTCAAATTATTCGTGGGGCCGCCCATCTTCGACCCGGAGTAACAGGGAGGGTTGTAAAATGA